One Nitrospirota bacterium DNA window includes the following coding sequences:
- a CDS encoding helix-turn-helix transcriptional regulator — translation MPFAETLSKLRKAKGLTQEDLAKKIGVGIAQMRRYEKGASSPTLEVIKGMAKTLGVSADELIFGENEGVAPSRILDKKLLEQFETIARLNPHDKEALMTVIESVIIKNKLQEVLPPMSDTVWTKEMRKVVAEFRKGAEGYSTEEIESIVDEAVAAVRAEEKEKRKRAKVGA, via the coding sequence ATGCCGTTTGCAGAGACGCTTTCAAAGCTGAGGAAGGCCAAAGGGCTTACACAGGAAGACCTGGCGAAAAAGATCGGCGTGGGGATCGCTCAGATGAGACGCTATGAAAAGGGCGCTTCTTCTCCTACCCTGGAGGTCATCAAGGGTATGGCTAAGACGCTCGGGGTCTCGGCCGATGAGTTGATCTTCGGCGAAAACGAAGGGGTGGCCCCTTCGAGGATTCTCGATAAAAAACTGCTTGAGCAGTTCGAGACGATTGCACGCCTGAACCCCCATGATAAAGAGGCGCTCATGACCGTTATCGAAAGCGTGATTATAAAGAACAAGCTCCAGGAGGTGCTGCCGCCGATGTCGGATACGGTATGGACAAAGGAGATGCGCAAGGTGGTCGCTGAGTTCAGGAAAGGCGCTGAGGGATACTCTACCGAGGAGATCGAAAGCATTGTCGATGAGGCGGTCGCTGCAGTGAGGGCGGAAGAAAAAGAAAAGCGCAAACGAGCGAAAGTTGGAGCGTAA